AGGAGATGTTCGAGGTGTTCGGCGAGAACGACCCGACGCAGTACGAGGAAGAGGTCAAGGAGCGCTGGGGCGACACCGAGGCCTACCGGCAGTCCCAGCAGCGGACCGCGCAGTACACCAAGGACGACTGGCTGACGATCAAGGCCGAAGCGGCCGCCATCGTCGAGCGGTTCCGCGCCGCGTTCCTGGCCGGCACTCCGGCGGACTCCCCGGAGGCGATGGACGCCGCCGAGGAGCACCGGCAGCACATCACCCGGTGGTTCTACGACTGCTCCTACGAGATCCACCGTGGTCTCGGCACGATGTACGTCGAGGACGATCGCTTCACGGTGAACTACGACTCGGAGACGCCCGGCTTGGCGGCCTACCTCCGAGACGCGATTCACGCGAACGCGACTCGCGCCGGTAAGTAACCCGACAGCGGCGCCACCGCGCGCCCCTTAGCGTCGCGATCGAGCTGAGGGGGTGCGCGGTGGAGTCGTGGGTGATCGCGATGGTGTTCGCCGGTGTCGTCGTGGTGGCCGCCGTCGTCGGCGTCGCGGTGACGACCCGGTCGGTCATCCGCGGGGTGTTCGGCGGCGGGGACGTGTTCGGGGCCTCGACGTCCGGCGGCGGCGGCTCGTCTGGCGGCTCGTCCGGCGGCTCGTCCGGCGGCTCGTCCGGCGGCTCGTCCGGCGGCTCGTCCGGCGGGGACCTGTTCGTCGGGCTGGCGGACGCAGCGCTGCGCGCGACGGCGGAGTCCGGCCGCGAGGAGTTGGCCCGGATGACCAGCGTGCTGCGCGAGGACGTCGCCGAGCTGCGTTCCCGTTCCGAATCGGCAGCAGTGAACACCGCACTCACCCGCGCCACCCAGCACGTCGAGGCGTTCGCGTCCGGCGGCCAGAGCCACCTCTACCGAGCCACCGCGGCGATGGCGGAGGCCGGCCGGTTGCTCGCGCCGACCGGTCGGCCCGCCTGTCTGTTCAACCCGGCGCACGGACCGGCCTCCGTCGAGGTCGACTGGTCGCCCGCCGGGAGCATGCCGCGCCGCGTCCCGGTCTGCGCCGAGGACGCTGCCCGGATCACCGCGGGACAGCCACCGCGGGTCCGGCAGGTGCCGACCGACGTCGGTCCGCGCCCCTACTTCGCCGCGAGCCACCTCTACGCCGACTGGGTACTCGGGTGGTACGCCGGTGAAGACCCGTATCTGACCGCCCGCCTGCTCGCCGGAACCGACCTCGGCGCGCACCTTCCGGACCGCATCCAGGGACGACGGGAATCGGGTTCGGACAACCCGATGGGGACGTTCGGCACCGTCCATCCGTGACGCAAAGGCGTCCGTCCGCGGCCCGCGAGACAGGTCGATCGGAATACCCGCGGCAGGTCCATCCGTGACACTCGGGTCAGAGGGAAGGCGAAGTTACGACATTTTTGTCAGTATTTGAGACATGCAGTGGCGTCGAGACCTTTGGCTCGTTGTCCTCGCTATCGGCGCGGGCGCCTTCGCCGCGGGAGAACGCATCCTGGCGGCGTCGGACCAACCCGGCCTGGTGACGCCGGTCCTCGTGGTGGGACTCGCCACCGCACCGGCCGCGTTCTACGCCGCCTGCCTCGGACGTCAGCTGCGTTTCACGCTGCCGACCTGGGTGGTCGTGGCGTCGGCGGCGGTGGCCGCGCTGCTCGGTGCCGGCATGGCCGGGCTGCTCGCCTACCCGGTGCTGGACGAACTCGGTCCGGTGTCGACGGTGGCGGTGGCGCTGGTGAAGGAGTCGGTGACGCTGCTCGTACCGCTGGCCGTGCTGTTCGCGCTGCCCACTCGGCGAGCCGCGGACGGCCTGCTGGTCGGAGCGGCGGCCGGCGTCGGGTTCGCGGTCGCGGAGACGGTCGGGTACCTGGTCACGTCGCCGGACGTCGTCGGACCCACCGCGCACGCGGTGCTGGTTCGCGGGCTGCTCAGCCCGGCGGCCCACCTGGCCTGGGCGGGCATCGTGGCCGCGGCGCTCTGGCTGGCCGCGCTGGAGCACTGGAGCGGGCGGGCGCTGCGTCGGCTCGTGCTGGCGATGAGCGGCGTCGTCGTGTTGCGAGCGCTGTGGGAGAGCGCGGACAGCGTCCCGGTGCGGGTGCTGCTCACCGCGTTGAGCGCGCTGCTGCTCGGGTGGGTGATGGTGCGGATCATCGGACCGCGTCGGGGCGTTCCGACGCGTGTGCTGGCTCGTCCGGGTGCGGCGACCGACGGCGCGGCCGAGTCGCCCGCCCGTCCGGCGGCCGCGGCCGGTGCTCACCCAGCGGCTCCGGTCGGTGCTCGTCCGGCGGCTCCGGCCGGCGCTCGTCCGGTGGCGGCGGGTGTGGGCGCCCGCCCAGCAGGCGCCACCGGCGGGGCGAGTTCCGCGGGCGCGGCCGACCCGGCGCCGATACCGCCCTCCTCAGCGGCCGCCCCGGCTCCCTCGGCCACACCGACCCCGGCCGCACCGGACCCGGCCGCACCGGACCCGGCCGCACCGAGTTCCTCTGCCGCGCGGGAGGCCACCGTCGATCCCTCGGCGGCGGCAACAACGGCCAGCGGCTCGGGAACCAGCAAGGCCTGATCACACGTTCCCCAGAAGCTGCATTTCGTCACAGCGGTAACATCACTTACCGTTCTTTTCATGGAAAAGCACGATCCGCCGACGTTCGAATGGACTCCGCCCACGAAGCGGCGGAGGCTGACGACGTTCGCCGCCGGGACGTTCGCCGTTGTGCTCTTCGGCCTGTGCGGCGTCGGCATCTGGATCGTGGACGGCGGGCCGGCGAACGATCCGACGCCCCGCCCGACGAGCGCGGCGCCGGTCGCGCTGGCCAGCCCGTCACCGGACGACGACGTCATCGAGTTGCTCGGCGACAGCGGGCCCCGACTCGGCAGCACGGTGCGCCACGGCGTTCTGGAGTACCGCGTCACCGAACAGCGCTGCGGGGTGTCGGAGGTCGGTGTCGGCGCCGGCAGCGCGGGCGAACCGACGCGCGGAAGCTTCTGCGTGGTGACGCTGAGCGTCCGCAACATGAGTCGGAGCGCGCAGGTCTTCACCGCCGCCGACCAGGTGGGTTACACGACGACCGGCGCGCGCTACCTCGGCAGCGCTCCGGCGACCCGGTACGCCAACGGCAGCAGCCGCGCGTTCCTCACGCCGATCGGACCGGGCACCGCGGTCACCGGCATGATCGCGTTCGACCTGCCGAGGGGAGCCCAACTCGACTCGCTTCGTCTGCGCTCCACCGCGTCGTCCGGCAGCGTGACGGTGAGCCTCAGCTGACGGCGTCTCCGCGCCGAGAGGTGTCGAGCGTCAGGTCGCAGTCACAGGCCGATCGTCGGTGACCCGAAGGTCGTCCGCGGACCCCGCGCCGTCCGGAGAACCTGCGCCATCCGGTAAACCCGCGCCGCCAGGAAAGCCCGCGCCACCCGCGTCGCCGTCGGCGGCTCCAAGCGCCCGGCCGTGGTCGGCAACCGCCCGGCCGTGGTCGGCAACCGCCCGGCCATCGCCCACAACCGCCCGGCGATGGTCGGCGGCCGCGTCGGTGACCGCGGTCAGGAAGCGGTGCGCCACCGCGATCTCCTCCTCGGAGAACTCGCCGACCACCCGGTAGATCCGCTCGTGCAGCGGCCCGAAGAACTCTCGGGCCAGCTCCATCGCACCTTCGTCGTAGTGCAGGTAGACCCGCCGCCGGTCGGATCCGGTCCGCACTCGCCGGATCTGCCCGAGCCGCTCCAGCCGATCGATCACCGCGGTCGTCGCCCCGGACGAGAGCCCCAACGTCTCCCGGAGCCGGCCGGGCGTGGTCGGCGTCCCGCGCCCTTCCGCGTCCATGACCTCGATCAACGCGTGCAGGTCAGTCGCGTGCAACCCGTGCCGATCGGCGAACGCGTGGGTGACCAGCCGCGCCTCCACGAAGTAGCGCCGTAGTTCCCGTCCCAGCTCCCGGGTGCGCTGGCGCCGGCGGTCATCCGTGTCCACGAGTTGCAGGTTACCGCTACGTCTTCAACAATCTCGATTATCGAGAGACTTCACGATCGAGAGAGAGCGATGATCAACTTCGTGACCGGTCGCCGGTCGGCCTGGCTGGTACTCCTGCTGACGGTGTTGCTGTCCGGGCTGGTGATCGCGTTCGGCGGTGCCGCGAAGAACAGCAACGAACCGACCGCTGCGCTGCCCTCGTCCGCCGAGTCGGCCAAGGCTGCCGAGCTGCAGAAACAACTCCCCAGCGGGGAGACCAACCCGGCGCTGATCCTGTACGCGCGCGGCGGCGCACCACTGACCGACGCCGACGTCCGAAAGATCCAGGCGGACGCGAAGACGTTCGCTTCGCTGGCACTCGGCAGGCGCATCTCGCCCCCGATCTTCGCCCCGGACCGCACCGCCGCACTCCTCGCCGTGCCGTTCGCCGCGAACCTCGACAACGACCTCGTGATCGACCGCGTCACCGAACTCCGGGACAAGGCGAAGGACGGACTCCCCGACGGGCTCACCGCCCAGGTCACCGGCGGCGCCGGCTTCCGCGCCGACATCGCGTCGTCGTTCAGCGGGGCCAACTTCAAACTGCTGACGGTCACCGCGGCCGTCGTCGCGGCATTGCTGCTGATCACCTACCGCAGCCCCGTTCTCTGGCTGGTACCACTGGCCGTCGTCGGCCTCGCTGACGTCGTCGCCGCCTCGGTGATCGCGCTGATGTCCCGGGCCACCGGCCTGAACGTCGACCCATCCACGACCGGCATCGTCGACGTCCTGGTGTTCGGAGCAGGCACCAACTACGCGCTCCTGCTGATCGCCCGGTACCGCGAGGAGCTGCGCCTCACCGAGGATCGCCGGGCCGCGATGCGTAAGGCCCTCCGGTCCGGCGGCGCGGCCATCGTCGCCAGCGCCGCTACCGTGACGTTGAGCCTGCTCACGCTCGCACTGGCGATCCTGGAAAACGACCGCGCGATCGGGCTCGCCGGAGCGGTCGGCATCGTCATCGCCGCGGTGTTCGGCCTGGTCGTGCTGCCGGCCGCACTCGTCGTCTGCGGTCGCGGTTTGTTCTGGCCGTTCGTTCCGAAGGTGGGCGACCCGGACAAGTCACGGACCGGGGTATGGGCCAAGGTCGCGTCCGGCGTGGCCCGGCGTCCGGTCGCCGTGATCGTCTTCTCGCTGGTGCTGCTCGGCGTGCTGTCGGCCGGTCTGACCGACGCCCGGCTCGGGCTCAGCCAGTCCGAGCAGTTCCGGGTGAAGGCCGAGTCCGTCGACGGGCTCGAAGCGCTGGCCCGGTACTACCCCGCCGGCGCGACCGACCCGGTTGCGGTGATCACCACGCCGGACAAGGCCGAAGAGGTCGCCGCGCTGGCCCGGGACACGCCCGGCGTCGCATCGGTGCGGCCCGGAGAGTCGGCCGGCGACCTGGCGGAGCTCGACGTCGTACTGAAGGCAGCGCCGGCGACCGCGGAGAGCTACGACGCGATCCGCGCGCTCCGATCGGAGCTGGACTCGACCGGCGCACTGGTCGGCGGCTCGGTCGCCACCGAGCTGGACACCCGGGACGCGGCGATCCGGGACCTGAAGGTGATCGTGCCATTGGTGCTCGGAGTGGTGCTGATCGTGCTGATCGTCCTGTTGCGCGGAGCGATCGTCGCGCCAGTGCTGCTGATGCTGACCGTCGTCGCGACGTTCTTCGCCAGCCTCGGCGCGAGCACTTTCCTGTTCACGCAGGTGCTGGGTTATCCAGCGCTCGACACCGTGGTGCCGCTGCTGGCGTTCCTGTTCCTGGTGGCGCTGGGCGTGGACTACAACATCTTCCTGGTCACCCGAGCCCGGGAGGAGGCGCTGCGGCACGGCACCCGGGAGGGGATCACCACCGCGGTCGCGGTCACCGGCGGGGTGATCACCAGCGCCGGCATCCTGCTGGCCGCGGTGTTCGCGGTGCTCGGAGTGTTGCCGCTGATCACGCTCACCGAGATCGGCGTCATCGTCGGCCTGGGCGTGCTGCTCGACACCCTGCTCGTCCGGACCGTGCTGGTGCCGGCGCTGGTGGTGCTGCTCGACCGACGCTTCTGGTGGCCGTCGCCTCTGTCGCGGTCGGCTTCCCCGTCCGCGTCGGCTGAGCGTCCGGAGAAAGCCAACGCCTGATCTACGCCTGCCTGGCGCGCGCCGGTCGCTTCCGCGACCGGCGCGCGGCCCGTCCGCTGAGACGTCCCGCTCCGCCGTAGGTGGCAACTCACCCACCCTCCGGTTGCTGGGGGTATGCATGGCTCCGCGCCCAGGCCACACCGCACCCAGCGCGGGGTTCGGGGTCGGGGTCTGGAGCGAATTTCGGGAACACCACCTGTCAGGACCCCGGGGCGGGCGGATTTTCGGGAAATCCGCCCGGTGCGGTGGCGCTCAGCTCTCCGAGGAGCGGGCCCAGAGGTTGATCCCCACCTCGACGGCGTGCTTGTCGATCTCGGCGAGCTCAGCCTCGGTGAACGCGGTGTTCTTGGTCGCCGCGAGGTTGT
Above is a genomic segment from Cryptosporangium minutisporangium containing:
- a CDS encoding MerR family transcriptional regulator, with protein sequence MNWSVGQVAKEAGITVRTLHHYDEIGLLSPSGRTSAGYRRYSYTDLERLQRILAYRQLGFGLEEIAAILDDSSVDPIDHLRRQHTLLTGKIDELQQMVAAVEKTMEARRMGVSLNPQEMFEVFGENDPTQYEEEVKERWGDTEAYRQSQQRTAQYTKDDWLTIKAEAAAIVERFRAAFLAGTPADSPEAMDAAEEHRQHITRWFYDCSYEIHRGLGTMYVEDDRFTVNYDSETPGLAAYLRDAIHANATRAGK
- a CDS encoding PrsW family glutamic-type intramembrane protease: MQWRRDLWLVVLAIGAGAFAAGERILAASDQPGLVTPVLVVGLATAPAAFYAACLGRQLRFTLPTWVVVASAAVAALLGAGMAGLLAYPVLDELGPVSTVAVALVKESVTLLVPLAVLFALPTRRAADGLLVGAAAGVGFAVAETVGYLVTSPDVVGPTAHAVLVRGLLSPAAHLAWAGIVAAALWLAALEHWSGRALRRLVLAMSGVVVLRALWESADSVPVRVLLTALSALLLGWVMVRIIGPRRGVPTRVLARPGAATDGAAESPARPAAAAGAHPAAPVGARPAAPAGARPVAAGVGARPAGATGGASSAGAADPAPIPPSSAAAPAPSATPTPAAPDPAAPDPAAPSSSAAREATVDPSAAATTASGSGTSKA
- a CDS encoding DUF4352 domain-containing protein, whose translation is MEKHDPPTFEWTPPTKRRRLTTFAAGTFAVVLFGLCGVGIWIVDGGPANDPTPRPTSAAPVALASPSPDDDVIELLGDSGPRLGSTVRHGVLEYRVTEQRCGVSEVGVGAGSAGEPTRGSFCVVTLSVRNMSRSAQVFTAADQVGYTTTGARYLGSAPATRYANGSSRAFLTPIGPGTAVTGMIAFDLPRGAQLDSLRLRSTASSGSVTVSLS
- a CDS encoding MarR family winged helix-turn-helix transcriptional regulator — encoded protein: MDTDDRRRQRTRELGRELRRYFVEARLVTHAFADRHGLHATDLHALIEVMDAEGRGTPTTPGRLRETLGLSSGATTAVIDRLERLGQIRRVRTGSDRRRVYLHYDEGAMELAREFFGPLHERIYRVVGEFSEEEIAVAHRFLTAVTDAAADHRRAVVGDGRAVADHGRAVADHGRALGAADGDAGGAGFPGGAGLPDGAGSPDGAGSADDLRVTDDRPVTAT
- a CDS encoding MMPL family transporter, producing the protein MINFVTGRRSAWLVLLLTVLLSGLVIAFGGAAKNSNEPTAALPSSAESAKAAELQKQLPSGETNPALILYARGGAPLTDADVRKIQADAKTFASLALGRRISPPIFAPDRTAALLAVPFAANLDNDLVIDRVTELRDKAKDGLPDGLTAQVTGGAGFRADIASSFSGANFKLLTVTAAVVAALLLITYRSPVLWLVPLAVVGLADVVAASVIALMSRATGLNVDPSTTGIVDVLVFGAGTNYALLLIARYREELRLTEDRRAAMRKALRSGGAAIVASAATVTLSLLTLALAILENDRAIGLAGAVGIVIAAVFGLVVLPAALVVCGRGLFWPFVPKVGDPDKSRTGVWAKVASGVARRPVAVIVFSLVLLGVLSAGLTDARLGLSQSEQFRVKAESVDGLEALARYYPAGATDPVAVITTPDKAEEVAALARDTPGVASVRPGESAGDLAELDVVLKAAPATAESYDAIRALRSELDSTGALVGGSVATELDTRDAAIRDLKVIVPLVLGVVLIVLIVLLRGAIVAPVLLMLTVVATFFASLGASTFLFTQVLGYPALDTVVPLLAFLFLVALGVDYNIFLVTRAREEALRHGTREGITTAVAVTGGVITSAGILLAAVFAVLGVLPLITLTEIGVIVGLGVLLDTLLVRTVLVPALVVLLDRRFWWPSPLSRSASPSASAERPEKANA